The DNA sequence GCGAGACCCCCGGGCGCCCTCTGGTCTCGGCGAGCCACCCACTCTCGAGTGGCGTGTTTGGACATTTCTGCTGCGTAGCGCCGAGAGCAACTCCCGGCGGCGGCGTTCTCGGCCTAGCGGGCAGGTCGCCTCCTCGCTCGCGCGCTCCGCGCCTCTCGCACTCCTGAGCCCCGCCCCGGGCACCGGCCCGCGCCCTCGCTGCGTGGCTGTGGGCTCCGGCCTGGCCGTGGGATGCTGGCGGTAGGGGCGATGGAGGGCACCCGGCCGAGCGCGTTCCTGCTCAGCAGCCCGCCCCTGGCCGCCCTGCACAGCATGGCCGAGATGAAGACTCCGCTGTACCCCGCCGCGTACCCCCCGCTGCCAGCCGgacccgcctcctcctcctcctcctcgtcctcgtcGTCGCCCTCCCCGCCTTTGGGCGCCCACAACCCAGGCAGCCTGAAGCCCCAGGCCGCGGGGGGACTCTCGTCCCTGGGCAGCCCCCCCCAGCAGCTCTCGGCCGCCACCCCGCACGGCATCAACGACATCCTGAGCCGGCCTTCCATGCCCGTGGCCTCAGGAGCAGCGCTGCCCTCCGCCTCGCCGTCCggttcctcttcttcctcttcctcgtCCACCTCTGCTTCCTCCGCCTCGGCAGCCGCTGCAGCGGCTGCTGCTGCGGCGGCGGCCGCCTCATCCCCAGCCGGACTGCTGGCCGGCCTGCCCCGGTTCAGTAGCCTgagcccgccgccgccgccgcctggcCTCTACTTCAGCCCCAGTGCCGCGGCCGTGGCCGCAGTGGGTCGGTACCCCAAGCCGCTAGCCGAGCTGCCCGGCCGGACGCCCATCTTCTGGCCAGGAGTGATGCAGAGCCCGCCCTGGAGGGACGCGCGCCTGGCCTGCACCCCTCGTGAGTACAGTTTCCCGCGCCCAGTTGTGCGTGTTCTGCCAGTTCTCAGGTCCTGGTCTTTGGTACGCACGCGGATCGTCCCACCCTCTTGCCTCCCCAGTAGTTTGGCAGCGCCGGAATCGCACGACTCAGGCCGAGCAGGTCATTCAGAGAGGGATTCTTGCTTTCCTGAGCTCGCGTGCTTGCATTCAAGCGCTCGCCTCTCCCCAAGCCTTTGGAAAGCCTCGCAGAGCGGGTGTGCATGCGTCCCCGTGGAACATTACACCAGTAGGGGTTTGTATAATCCTAGGCTCTGGCTGCTCCTGCAACAGCCCAGCTGGAACCTCAGGCCCGGCCTGGGTTAGAGAGGTGTTAAGTGCAGAAGAGCGCACTATGTCCCTGCCTTCACCCCCGCTTTCCCGACCCCTGCCGGCTGGCCAAGGCCGCATTACACCTTCGCCAGCCTAACTGGGCTCTCAGCGAAGCGGTGGGGATTACTAGTAGCAAGCCTTCACAGCCCTGCGCAGAGCGCGTGTATCTGCATGTATTTCTCGGCCCTGAGTGTCCCACCTCATCTCTTCCCTTCGCCGCCCTTCACCCCTACCCCAAGTACACTTGGCCTGGGTGAGACCATCCCCCCTGAAGTCAGGCCCGCAGCGCCGTTACTTCGTGCACGTCCCCACAGCCGCGCCCTCGGTTTCCCAGCTGCCTCGCGGCCCTGAGGGACAACGTCTTGGTCCCGGGAATTTTGAGGAGCATCGTGGCCCTCAAGATCCTAACATGAGAAAGAACCTGAGGAAGAACGAGGTGACGGGACAGGACCAGGGAAAATGCAACATTCCTTAAGGACCTTGCTTGAAATAACTGAGCTGCCCGGGGATCACGCTTATTTTCTGGGTAGTTGGCCCCGCGTCGCAGAGGCTTCCAGCTTTCTAGGTGGCGTTAGGGGCCCAGCTCCAGGTCCTTTTCTTGTTCTGTTCTTCGCTTTTGACCAAGACCCCGAAGTTTCCTCCAAGTGTCGGGACCTCTTTCGTACGGCTGAGCGGCAGTAACTGAGGGAGGTTTAAGGAGCCAAGTGGAAGTTCCCTTGGGAAGCCTTGGGACAGAGCGCGCCCGGCGGCTGAGGGTATCGGGGAGATGCTATTGTGTTCGTTTTGAACGTCTTGTAGGGACCTCCAACAAAGGCATCATCCCCTCCCCCTCGGCCACAGAGGAGTTAGACTTGGGGGCGATTTAGCTTTGCTGTATGCAAAAAAACAAGGCTCCCTTTGTTGAGTGGATACAGGCTAGGAAAGCGTTCAAGGAAAAAAACTAGTCATACTCATGCCAGGCTCCGGGGCCAACCAAGCACCTGGACTAGGAGGTGAGAGGAGCCTTTCCCCCCGCACGCCTCAATTTTCTGAGGCCTGGCGATTCAGCTCCTGCAAACTTTAGCGGTGCTCTCCCCTCGCTGTTTGACGTCGGTGTTGGGCAGAAGGTTATTTACTGCTGCTTCTAACACGTccgattttttaaaataacaggtgCGCATAAAAAAGGCAAATGGAGATGCGCGGCGGAACTGGAAGTACCGCGACACTTCTGGTGCCTGCCGCGGAATAAGCTTTTCTTTCCCACCCGAACACTGGttttcaaattggcttctttTCAGTGGAGCCACTTGTAACAGActgcttttttccttcccttgtttACATGTTTTCACAGATCAAGGATCCATTTTGTTGGACAAAGACGGGAAGAGAAAACACACCAGACCCACGTTCTCGGGCCAGCAGATATTCGCCTTGGAGAAGACTTTCGAACAGACGAAATACTTGGCGGGACCCGAGAGGGCTCGCCTGGCCTATTCGCTGGGGATGACGGAGAGTCAGGTCAaggtgagtggactttgcaaatCTCGAGGGATAGTCTCTTCTgccgcgcgcgcgcgcacacgcactcatacaccacacacacactcaacttCCACCAGTCCCCAAACAGCCGCCCGGGGGTGCGGATCGGAGGAGTCTGGGGAGAAGATGAGATCAGCGAAGCGGTGGGGGTGAGGGTTACAAAGGCTCTGGGGGCTTGCGGGCGGGCAAACTGATCATGAACAAAGGGCATCAAGCCCCCGCCTTTGAAATTAGGTTTATCTAGATAGCAGCATGTGCTGGGGAAACTCACCATTATTAGAGAATAAAAGCATTACCGAAATATCATATGAGAATAGATCAGGCCAGTTAGATAGCTTCACCTTATTCTGTTAGTAAAGATATTCAAGCTTTCGTTTGCCAATTCGGGCTCCACTAGTTATATCTTTTATTTACATAGATCAGCATTATAGTACTGCTATATTAACctgcaggttaaaaaaaaaatccacaggaTCTAACCACTTACTACGGATGAATCTGCTTTTATCTTAAGCTGAAGGCAAACACTGAATAGTCATTTTCCAGATGAACTGACTTGACTGTATTATGACACTGAATCCTGTTTAAAATAAGCTTACcaacatatgtaatatattttattgtttgtgattacaatttataattaaaacattaCTTAGCTTGTCATTGAGTTGTACAGTATATTTCCAGGGAATAAAATCTGAGAAATATTTCATTCAGAAGCAAAGGGATTGAGTCAGCGAGATAAAATTAAATCTAGTGGTTTCCTATATTTCCAGTATTCTCTTTTGTTCCTCTTCTTATTGTATTTGGTTTTTTTGTGGGGTGGTGgtatatgtatgttttcattaATTATAGTGTTGCTCTTTAATAGGAATAATGTTAGCCATGTGTGTTGGTTAGAGTGCATTTCCACCCTGGACAAGCATCATAAAATGCATTTCAAGAGTGATTTTGTATGTGAGCATTAGAATACCATCACAGTTAAAATGAATTTTGCAATGGTTGGAACAGACTATCACAGTAATCTGGAGGTCTTCATTTGTTACCATAAATATGTCTGTATGGCCAGAAGTGAATTATTACAgctgaataaagaagataaagaTCGCTTTCTTAACAATTATGATTCTCTAGATAAAATACATAACGgatgagaaatataaagaaagaataattCAATACGTTTAGGAAATTGGTTGCTTATTGCTGTTGCTTTAGGATAAAATTTGTTTATCAAACAGTGTCTAACACCATGAATAGgcttaaaatatttgtatgtaaaaTGAATGTCTTGAGGGGGAacaatgttaaaataatatttgaaagtatAAGTGTGCTGATAGTGGGAAATAATGTAATTGGcaaaatttcactttttaaaaactgatgaaaTTCTAGCTTTGATTTTGAATCTATGGAAGACATTAACCAGAGAGACAGACACAAACCGCTGGGGTTTTCACTAAgctatgaaatattttcatgtatttgttattattagtgatttgaggtttgttttagcagattaaaaaaaaactttacacCATACATTGCAAGTCTAAGTAGAGAGGGGAGCGATTACGTACCACTTTTGTGTGTATTCAGATCTGAGATAAGTGAAATAGACAAATAGCCAAAAGTGGAAAGGAGAACAAAGGTAACTGGAGTAAATTATATGCCTTCTCCCACAAGTCACACTAAAAAGCAAATGCACTTCGGGAAGAAAGTAAATAAGGAATAAAGTCACAGTTCATTATGCGGCAACTTTATTTAGGGGAAAAGTTTTCTACTTCAAACTGGTAAGTTGGGAAGCGGACTCATTTTTAGGGACACTTATTTTAAGTTTCCAAGttttttctcttctgagaaaTCCTCACTGAAACCTCAATACTCTTGTGTTACTATCGCTATGGCAACGGCAGTCAGTTTGCTGGCGCCTGATCCTCGGAGGAGGCTGGGGCGAAGGAGACTGACTGTGACAGCCCAGCGAGGGAGGGCGGCAAGCCGTCGGGGGCCCGCAGGCGCGACGTCGGGATTCAGGAGAGGTGGCATTGCCTTCACTTCCTCGCGCCTTTCTCTCCGCTCTGCTCTTCTTTCTCGGCCCACAGGTCTGGTTCCAGAACCGCCGGACCAAGTGGAGGAAGAAGCACGCGGCCGAGATGGCCACAGCCAAGAAGAAGCAGGACTCGGAGACCGAGCGGCTCAAGGGGGCTTCGGAGAACGAAGAGGAGGACGACGACTACAACAAGCCCCTGGACCCCAACTCGGACGACGAGAAAATCACGCAGCTGCTGAAAAAGCACAagtccggcggcggcggcggcggcggcctccTGCTGCACGCGTCCGAGAACGAGAGCTCGTCCTGAGCGCCCGCCGCGCGCCGGCGCCTGCTGGCCTCCGGCCTCCGCCCGTGGCCCGCGCGCGTCCCGCCTCCCCGGCCCCGCCTGCGGGGCCTCTTTGCTAGTTTCTGAGATGtacatatctatttttttaaccCAGAAGTTGAGGGGGGCGGCGGACGGAGACTCGGGGGTTGGGCAGAAGGCTGAGACGACCGCGAAGTGCGCCGCAGCGATACCGCCGCTGAATCTCGCCGCTGGGCCACCAGCCTCCCAGCCCGGCTTgtcccccagccccgcccccacccgcTCCGGGCCCCGCCGGGAGAGGCCCCGGCGTCCCCCGCCCGCGCCCCGGCCGGTGCCCCCGCGGCCCGCGGGGGGGCGCGCGGACAGGGTCCTGGGAGCGTCGGAGCCACGCGGGCGGGCGGCCGCCGCAGATGCGAAGAGGGACGCTTCTCTCCCAGCAATCTGCAGTGCCGACTAAAGTAACCTGTTGAAGGCTCTTTGTAAATAAATCGTGAGTCACACTGACTAGAAGTTACTTTAttgtgaatatttaaaatgtaaaatgctttttGAATTTGGTATAAAAAGATGGACTCCTTCCTTTTACCCTTCGCCTTTTAAGAGCTCTTCAAACCACACGTTCCCCTTTGATTTTGAACTTAATTTGAGAAGCGTAAAAGAGAATGTTCTCGCCCTCCCCCTCCTCTCACTCCTTTGCCCTCTTTGGATTTGTTCAATCTCACGTTTCCCTTCATCCCTTCTCGCTCTTCCCTGAACACCTCCTGGCTCCGCGCCTGGCTCCCGCCTCCAGGACTTGAAGTAGAAGACGTGGAACCAGGGAAGGCCTCAGACCTGCTTCTCCATTCCTCTCTGAAATTGCACAGTCGTTTGTTGCTATTTATTAGTAATTTGAAGAAAGTATTGGGGAGGGAGGGGCTACAATAGCTTGTATTTAATTTAACTCCTTTCTGATAAAAATGCGTGTTAAAGTAGATGGTGGGAATTGTTACAATTGCTCTGGGTCAGAAACATAAAAATCCATTTAGTTGCTGTAACTGAATTTGAAGTGTTTCGTATCATAAGAATACTATAGACtatgtatattctttttttaagctAATAATGGTGATATATTAGTATCTTTAAcctttattaatttatataagGAATTCGGTTTGTAAAGAGAAAATCCCCTTTGCAAGACCAGTTAAAAATGTAATGCACTTTCTGTTTCAAAGgataaatcaaattaaaaagcagTTTGAAGATGTCTGTTGCCTTGAATGAAAGGGTACACATCATCTGATCTCATCAGAGATCTCAAATAAAAGTCAAGACCAcaaaaattttatattgatttcttGGGTAAAATAGCTGTtgctttattcattaatttattttttgaagagtGACGTCACATCTCCATTCTCCTGGAATGGGAATATAAATGAAATGCAACCTCACTCATTGGGCTTTGGAGAGCCTTGTCTAGCAGGCTGCTTCTGATGTTGGTGATGTCTAATTTTTTCCTGAtatctttttactttgcagaaagtccctgggggttgggggaggattGGGAGGAAGACCTCATTTCAATATGTCTTAGATAGCTCTTCAGAGGAGCCCTAGCTCACTTAGCTGAGAGGAGGAGCTGAGCTCCCTGGTGCAGCAGCACTGCTGTTGATGCTAACCTTTTACGCCCCCCCACCATAGTTCGTAAGAATACAGAAGTGGATGTAAAGATGGGAACCCCGATTTTGCTAAACATTACAATAAAGAAGGatgatttaaagaaaactttttcaaACTGATGTGAAACTTTTTAGAGTTAGGGAAGCAATGTCATATCTTCTGCAGaataatttgtaaaaatattgGGAATCCTAGAGAGAGGGTTGTATCACTGTcttgagatcttttttctttcagacaCTAAGTTATAGGCTCAGTGAAATGTAGCTCTCCCTTTAGTGTTTCGGGTTAATGAGCTTGtgttcaaagagaaaaatcaataaaattcagTAGATTCTTCAGGCTAGTGTTAGGTAAAGAAAGTGTGGGTCTGTTTTGTTCTTcccttgaaaacaaaaaacactgaaaaCTGGGAATGAAATTACCTGAAGCAAATTATTGTAGAATGTATTTCTGATGATATGGTTTAATGGAAAGAGAGGATGCAAACCTGCCCTATTTTGCCCCCTAGTTTGTCTGTGAAGTTCCCAATAAGTTTTAAACTTTGAATTTCTGTATTCTTAACAACTAAGGTGTATGTCCTATAGAGAGATAGCTATTTGAAAAGAGGCTTTGCTGTGTTGGGGTGATGTTATTTAAGTACTAGATGTAAATaataaactttcttttcttccttccttcctttctcttctccctctttctctctccctcattcttcaTGAAAGAACCTGAGAGGGGTGAGTGGGGATCTATTATCCCAgaacttcattttattatttgttaatttgCAACAAATGAAAGTCTCTTatctactttattattattttaccttcACCGACCCCCATTTCTGCCTTGAAAAGCCAAGCAACttgatatttattctttcttccttagaaAACACAAATTCACAACATGATTAGAAATGCTATTCCtagaatataataataatattagtagtagtagtagtagtaatagtagtagTAATATAATATTAATCATAGATTTCTCAAGAAGTAAATAGGCTTGTAGTATTTATTCTAAGTTAGAGATGTGGAAAGATACCTCTTCCAATTCGTTTAGGAAGCATTACCTCTGTGCTCTTCACCTTCACATTTAGAGAAGTGGGAAAGCTGGTGGCCTAGCCTATACACTACAGGCAAATATGCAGAGGGCAGACAGGGCCTGCATGCTTGCCCACCTGAGCCCTGAAGTGCTCTGAATTCAGTGGTAGGAGCCAGAGTCAGGCTTCTGGGGTCATAATGCACTGGCATTAACTCCTTTTTTCCAGTTGACTGCAGCAGTGACTTAAGGTTTCCAGTTAATTTACTCCCAGCTAGGATTCCAGTTGGCCACCAGTTTTACTCCCACCAGGATTCCAGCAATTAGCCACATAAAACGGCATAAGAGAGAAGTGGGTGAGAGAATAAATAACAAGTTGCTTGGCTTTTCAAGGCAGAAATGGGGGTgggtgaaggaaaaaaataaaataaagtagataaGAGACTTTCACTTGTTGcaaattaacaaataataaatgcaaTTCAGGGATAACAGACTCCCCCTGCCCTCAGGTTCTTTCATgaagagtgagggagagagggagaggagaaagaaaagaaagaaagagagaaagaaagagggagggaggaagaaggaaaggaaatgaaaggattggagaggggaggggagggaagaaaagaaagtttattgtttacaccTAGGACTTAATAACACCACCTAAGGGAAGGTGCCCCTTTCTCCtggttggtttggtttggttctgTGTATGTGCAACAGGAATGTCTTTCCTAAGAGTTAGCACCGCAGGAAAGCTGAGGAAACACTCTGCAGTCAAAAAGAGAAAGTGGGAGTCATTTGTCATTTTGGTTCAAAAATTTTTGGCATTAATCAGCCATAAGCATCAGATTAAGGCTGCCAGCTAGCCATTACAGTTAAAGGGGtcatgatttaaaaacaaaaagtaacagcAAGTGACCTGATGGAACACTACTCAAaaactttttttctagttttattgagatggagttgacatacaacattgtgctaatttaaggtgtacaacttaatgatttgatacatgtgtaTGTTACAAAATAAtgaccacagtaagtgtagttaacatccatcacttcacatagttacaatgttttttccttgtgatgagaacttttcagATCTACTCTctgagcaactttcaaatatccaGTATAactaactacagtcaccatgctgtacattacatcccagatGTTATCTTCCTTTTGACCAactaccttcacccatttcccccaccctccatttgatctctgctttttaaaaggcTTATAAACAGCAAAATGTCAACatggaaaacaaaatgtgaaaaacaagggtttttttgtgtgtggtgaaaggaaggataaaagtgcattttcatttctgcttACAGTGTGGGTGTGTGTTCCTAAAAAGGAAAAGTCATTGGGGTTAGGTGAGGGACATACAGCAGAAGGGATGGACCTTCAACTTGTCTCTCTGATGTCCCAGCAGCATTCACAATTTGTAGCTTCTACTCAGTTTTTTTTCCCAGTCCCCAAAGTCTAAACTCAGTTCTCTTAATTGGTGATTAACCTCTTTGGTTCACATTCAGAGGATTCTGTAACTTAGAGCTCTATGCCTTCTTTTCCAGAAGCTGTGGTATACTGAATGGCACTCCAAGCTTGTGAGCACTTTAATCCACTTTGCCCTTTCCTCCTTGGGAGACAGTGGGAAGAGGGAGAACCAAAAATCACTTGCTCTTCTCTGTAAAGATGTGTCTTTCCTCATTGCACAGTATGGGGGCAGTTTGGACTGGAGGCCAGCTCTTTTTGGAAATAATGTACTAAGCAACAGTCTGAGGGTGCATTTGAAATCTTTTGGAGCCTAATGTCACAAAAATGACTATGTTATTAGACCAGCATCAGCTTAGGTCAGTCCACACTGTCTTGTCCTTTAAGCCGGTCATCAGCAGACACATACACATTGGAGAGGTGAAATTCCACTTGCGAACTCCTAGCACTGAATAGCCTAAAGAGACAGTGGCTCTTTTGTTAATCACTGACAATAGGATCATGTAATAACAACAGAGGTGAGCAGTAGATTTCATCTATAAAGTCTATTTTAGGCTAATTTGAACAACTCTCTCTGCACTAAATTTCCTCTCTTACCATACACACAAATGCATGTAAAATGTACTCTTCTTCCCTcttcagagtgattttttttaaaaaagctagtTCCTTAATTCACTTCCCTTCTTGACAGAAAAGTGCGTATTTTGTTCTACAGTATTTAAACTTCAACCTTCTCAGAGAAATACATTCTCCTTAATGTAGCCCTTTTCCAGATCTGCAGGAAACACAATCATATACCCCTGGCCCCCCACCATTAATGTAAAGTTTTACTGGGGAGTAGAGTGATGGTGTGAACAGGATGACAAAAGGAATAGGGTATTTTCCTGAATTTCGGTCCTCATCATTCCACAGATTGGCTTGGGGTTGCTCCACAGACTGGAAAGTTTGATAGCCTCAGTTCACTATCCAGTCTTCCTCTTTGGTCCAGTAGACCAAAGATGAGAGTCTAGATATGCATCATTTGCTTTCTGGCCCAGACAAGACATTTTCATTGAATGCCACTTGGAGACTTTAAAAAGTTGAGCATAATATCTCTGTGGTGCTTAATATCTACTGTAACCTGGCCACATTCTAAGTAGAAACATCATCCAGAGCTTCTTTTTAATATACTTTGAATAATAAGGGATTGAATGAAGATACAAAGATGGATACCT is a window from the Manis javanica isolate MJ-LG chromosome 5, MJ_LKY, whole genome shotgun sequence genome containing:
- the NKX6-1 gene encoding homeobox protein Nkx-6.1, producing MLAVGAMEGTRPSAFLLSSPPLAALHSMAEMKTPLYPAAYPPLPAGPASSSSSSSSSSPSPPLGAHNPGSLKPQAAGGLSSLGSPPQQLSAATPHGINDILSRPSMPVASGAALPSASPSGSSSSSSSSTSASSASAAAAAAAAAAAAASSPAGLLAGLPRFSSLSPPPPPPGLYFSPSAAAVAAVGRYPKPLAELPGRTPIFWPGVMQSPPWRDARLACTPHQGSILLDKDGKRKHTRPTFSGQQIFALEKTFEQTKYLAGPERARLAYSLGMTESQVKVWFQNRRTKWRKKHAAEMATAKKKQDSETERLKGASENEEEDDDYNKPLDPNSDDEKITQLLKKHKSGGGGGGGLLLHASENESSS